The window GTGTACAGACTGacctgtgttctgtgttctggtCTCTGCAGGTCTACACACTGACCTGTGTTCTGGTCTCTGCAGGTCTACACACTGacctgtgttctgtgttgtggtcTCTACAGGTCTCCAGACTGACCTGTGTTCTGGTCTTTGCAGGTCTACGGGCATTTCGGTTGAGGACCTCCTGTAACTTCACCACCCTGAAGGAGAAGCAGCTGAAGGAGATCCAGGCTCCGACCACCATCCTGTATCTGCCGGTCCTGTACTTGCTGGCCTTTATTGTAGGTCTGCCCTCCAATCTGCTGGCTCTGTGGATCCTGGTCTTTAGGACCAAACCACTGCCATCCACCACGCTGCTCATCAACCTGACTGCCACAGACTGCCTGCTGCTTTTGGTGCTGCCATTCCGGATCGTGTACCACTTCAGAGGGAACAACTGGGAGCTGGGAGAGCCCTTCTGCCGCGTTGTCATGGCGATGTTTTATGGCAACATGTATGGGTCAGTTCTTTGCCTGGCATTTGTGGCTCTGGACCGGTACATTGCTCTGGTTCACCCATTCGGTGCAAAGACGCTGCGTAGCCGGCGGACATCTCTATATATGACGGCAGCAGTTTGGATAGTGGTGCTGGCCGCCATGCTACCACTGCTGGTGTCTCGGCAGACGTACATGCTGGACGAGCTGCAGATCACCACCTGCCATGACGCACTGCCcgaggaggaacaggagaaCTACTTCTTGCCGT of the Sparus aurata chromosome 18, fSpaAur1.1, whole genome shotgun sequence genome contains:
- the si:ch211-132p1.2 gene encoding proteinase-activated receptor 4; translation: MKCFFGTVVFASLLWTVCGISPSSYPADECSSMSLRLRAFRLRTSCNFTTLKEKQLKEIQAPTTILYLPVLYLLAFIVGLPSNLLALWILVFRTKPLPSTTLLINLTATDCLLLLVLPFRIVYHFRGNNWELGEPFCRVVMAMFYGNMYGSVLCLAFVALDRYIALVHPFGAKTLRSRRTSLYMTAAVWIVVLAAMLPLLVSRQTYMLDELQITTCHDALPEEEQENYFLPYFATLFTFCFLLPFVAVLFCHGAVLRTLMAEGERYGHAVRVTVLVLLVFIVCLLPSNILLLLTYMDSSLDGDGDDVYVPYMVSLAVSTFNSCIDPFIYYFVSVEFREKARSALCCRVDSEVKPSSLGNNVSYSSSSSSSGLRSKVTMLTKSSQCGTSETG